A section of the candidate division KSB1 bacterium genome encodes:
- a CDS encoding M28 family peptidase, producing MRIRRFVAELCAFAHRGSCSAYERRAAEHLLATMRALGLAPWLESFRSQRRMTWELVVIVGAIAVAMVAAHYWPLGGLLVCTLGLLLFWGHFSVRFKPLARLFSRAPSQNVVAKLGSTQAKCRVVVSAHYDTARSGLMWHPKQVRNFRANFLLGAGVLVAIEFSLLLRALGVRGWLLEVLLVAGLVYVFAYLIILLHAGLAAPLVQGAADNASGVAVLLDVAAALKEEPLRNCQVWFVATGSEETGALGMADFVRRHAAELPRAQTHFLVFDSLGSGQLHFCVGEGMLDLCRFRGPLVEMAREVASRGAFREVTPWVYRLACTDAIVPARKGYSTLLLLATDAAGGLPHWHWPTDTQENVDFRVSELASRFALALLRRLDVASGGASAS from the coding sequence ATGCGCATCCGCAGGTTCGTTGCCGAGTTGTGTGCATTTGCTCACCGGGGTAGCTGCAGCGCCTACGAGCGCCGTGCTGCTGAGCACCTCCTGGCCACGATGCGTGCGTTGGGCCTGGCGCCATGGCTGGAGTCGTTCCGCTCCCAGAGGCGCATGACGTGGGAGCTCGTCGTGATTGTTGGCGCCATTGCCGTGGCCATGGTGGCTGCCCATTATTGGCCCCTGGGCGGGCTGTTGGTCTGCACTTTGGGCTTGCTTCTGTTTTGGGGGCACTTTTCAGTTCGCTTTAAGCCGCTGGCCCGACTTTTTAGCCGGGCGCCCTCTCAGAATGTGGTCGCCAAGCTGGGGAGTACGCAGGCGAAATGTCGCGTCGTGGTCAGTGCCCACTATGACACGGCTCGCTCCGGACTGATGTGGCACCCCAAGCAGGTGAGAAACTTTCGAGCGAACTTTCTGCTTGGCGCAGGAGTGCTGGTGGCCATCGAGTTCTCCCTCTTGCTGCGCGCGCTGGGAGTGCGCGGATGGTTGCTCGAGGTGCTGCTCGTGGCCGGGTTGGTGTACGTTTTCGCCTACCTCATTATCCTGCTGCATGCGGGGCTGGCCGCTCCGTTGGTGCAAGGTGCAGCCGACAACGCCAGCGGCGTAGCGGTGCTGTTGGACGTGGCAGCAGCGCTCAAAGAGGAGCCTCTCCGCAACTGCCAGGTATGGTTTGTGGCCACCGGCAGCGAAGAGACCGGGGCCCTGGGCATGGCCGACTTCGTGCGCCGCCACGCTGCCGAGTTACCGAGGGCCCAGACGCATTTCTTAGTCTTCGACTCTCTGGGCAGCGGTCAGCTTCACTTTTGCGTGGGCGAAGGGATGCTCGACTTGTGCCGCTTCCGCGGGCCGCTGGTGGAGATGGCGCGTGAAGTTGCCTCGCGGGGGGCATTTCGCGAAGTCACCCCCTGGGTGTACCGACTTGCCTGCACCGATGCCATTGTGCCAGCGCGGAAGGGCTATTCTACGCTGCTTCTGCTCGCCACCGACGCTGCGGGTGGTTTGCCTCACTGGCACTGGCCCACCGATACGCAGGAGAACGTGGACTTTCGCGTGTCGGAGCTGGCCTCGCGCTTCGCCTTGGCGCTGCTGCGTCGGCTGGATGTTGCCTCAGGGGGCGCATCCGCCAGTTGA
- a CDS encoding isochorismatase family protein, producing the protein MTRQELLSIVPEAGAAPTLPRPAHAALLVIDMQEEFRAVAMPILAPLRGVIDACRATSVPVVFTQHGHTDPARDGGMLSQWWGELIMRGSPGWQFLPEVAPLPEELVVAKTRYSAFFRTSLGRALRSLRVKDPIIGGVMSNLCCETTARDAFVRDFRVFFLVDGTATADAAYHHATLRNLAYGFAYLVTCEEIVRALRQATGPVHTSTPESS; encoded by the coding sequence GTGACCAGGCAGGAGCTCCTCAGCATTGTGCCGGAGGCGGGTGCCGCTCCCACGCTTCCGCGGCCGGCGCATGCCGCGCTTCTGGTGATCGACATGCAGGAGGAGTTTCGTGCGGTGGCCATGCCGATTCTTGCGCCCTTGCGCGGCGTGATTGATGCATGTCGCGCGACCTCGGTGCCGGTGGTGTTCACGCAGCATGGCCACACCGATCCTGCCCGCGACGGGGGGATGCTCAGCCAGTGGTGGGGGGAGCTCATCATGAGAGGAAGCCCCGGCTGGCAATTCCTCCCCGAGGTGGCGCCGCTTCCCGAGGAGTTGGTCGTAGCCAAGACCCGCTACAGCGCCTTCTTTCGCACGTCCCTGGGCCGGGCTTTGCGCTCCTTGCGGGTCAAGGACCCCATCATCGGCGGAGTGATGAGTAACCTCTGCTGCGAGACGACCGCCCGCGACGCCTTTGTGCGCGACTTTCGGGTCTTCTTTCTGGTCGATGGCACTGCCACGGCAGACGCTGCGTATCATCACGCCACTCTGCGCAACTTGGCCTACGGCTTCGCCTACCTTGTCACCTGCGAGGAGATTGTGCGGGCCTTGCGCCAGGCGACTGGCCCGGTACACACGTCGACACCTGAGTCGAGCTGA
- a CDS encoding cold shock domain-containing protein, translated as MKYGTVKKWDPVRGFGFILSDDDEDLFVHVNDLDPRVRSGGLEEGQRVAFDVRREAKGDRAINVRVIGKGREE; from the coding sequence ATGAAATACGGAACGGTGAAAAAGTGGGACCCAGTGCGGGGCTTTGGCTTCATCCTGTCCGATGACGATGAGGACCTGTTTGTGCACGTCAATGACCTGGACCCGCGCGTGCGCTCCGGTGGGCTGGAGGAAGGGCAGCGCGTGGCATTCGATGTGCGGCGCGAGGCGAAGGGCGATCGCGCCATCAATGTCCGGGTCATCGGCAAGGGACGGGAAGAGTGA